Proteins encoded within one genomic window of Kibdelosporangium phytohabitans:
- a CDS encoding DivIVA domain-containing protein — MSLTPADVHNVAFSKPPIGKRGYNEDEVDAFLDLVEGELARLIEENNDLRAQVEQLDAQLEASRADLDDARANLSSGPPTRVVDEPPPSRRLTPVPPPSAMEQTNPGAGGGDHHVQAAKVLGLAQEMADRLTGEAKAESDGMLAEARTKAEQLLSEARAKSDTMINESRTRAETMLNDARTRAETLTREARDKATTLEREAQRKHTELIGSAQQERMTLEKKLDTLRTFEREYRTRLKTLLQSSLRELEDRAPAAPSSEGSRSAGQQGYSFGPRAAEAG; from the coding sequence ATGTCGTTGACCCCCGCTGACGTGCATAACGTCGCGTTCAGCAAGCCTCCTATCGGGAAGCGGGGCTACAACGAGGACGAGGTGGACGCGTTCCTCGACCTGGTCGAGGGAGAGCTTGCCCGGCTGATCGAGGAGAACAACGACCTGCGTGCGCAGGTCGAGCAGCTGGACGCGCAGCTCGAGGCGTCGCGCGCGGATCTGGACGACGCCAGGGCAAACCTCTCCTCCGGCCCGCCGACCCGCGTCGTGGACGAGCCGCCACCTTCGCGGCGCCTGACGCCTGTGCCACCGCCGAGTGCGATGGAGCAGACCAACCCGGGCGCCGGTGGGGGGGACCACCACGTCCAGGCAGCCAAGGTGCTCGGACTCGCCCAGGAGATGGCCGACCGGCTCACCGGCGAGGCCAAGGCCGAGTCGGACGGCATGCTCGCGGAGGCCCGCACCAAGGCCGAGCAGCTGCTCTCCGAGGCGCGCGCCAAGTCGGACACCATGATCAACGAGTCCCGTACCCGGGCCGAGACCATGCTGAACGACGCGCGGACCCGTGCCGAGACGCTCACCAGGGAAGCCCGTGACAAGGCGACCACGCTGGAGCGCGAGGCGCAGCGCAAGCACACCGAGCTGATCGGCTCGGCGCAGCAGGAGCGGATGACCCTCGAGAAGAAGCTGGACACGCTGCGGACCTTCGAGCGCGAGTACCGCACGCGCCTGAAGACGCTGCTGCAGTCGTCCTTGCGCGAACTGGAGGACCGGGCACCGGCGGCACCGTCGTCGGAGGGGAGCCGGTCGGCCGGTCAGCAGGGCTACTCGTTCGGGCCGCGCGCGGCCGAAGCCGGCTGA
- the pgeF gene encoding peptidoglycan editing factor PgeF, with the protein MRIRRVVTTRVGGVSGKPYDSFNLGDHVGDDPEAVAANRRRLARDLKLPDDHVVWMEQVHGRTVTVVDSPRATAAEATDALVTSEPGIAVAVLVADCVPVLLADPEAGVVGAVHAGRVGARVGVLPTALQAMKDAGARMSRIEVLLGPSVCGLCYEVPPDMQADVEKHLPGSASRTRSGTPGLDLRAGLWEQLAAIGVSKIGIDPRCTVEDRSLFSHRREGTTGRLAALTWVDPA; encoded by the coding sequence TTGCGCATCAGGCGGGTAGTGACCACGCGGGTCGGCGGGGTTTCCGGCAAGCCGTACGACTCCTTCAACCTCGGCGATCACGTCGGCGACGATCCCGAGGCGGTCGCGGCCAACCGGCGGCGGCTGGCACGTGATCTCAAACTCCCCGACGACCACGTGGTCTGGATGGAACAGGTGCACGGCCGGACCGTCACCGTCGTCGACAGCCCCCGTGCGACGGCGGCGGAGGCGACCGACGCGCTCGTGACGAGCGAGCCGGGGATCGCGGTCGCGGTGCTCGTGGCGGACTGCGTGCCGGTGTTGCTCGCCGACCCGGAAGCGGGAGTCGTCGGCGCGGTGCACGCGGGCCGGGTCGGTGCCCGGGTCGGTGTCTTGCCCACGGCGCTCCAGGCGATGAAGGATGCGGGGGCGCGCATGAGCCGGATCGAGGTCCTCCTCGGGCCGTCCGTGTGCGGCCTGTGCTACGAAGTTCCGCCGGACATGCAAGCTGATGTAGAAAAACACCTGCCGGGCAGCGCGAGCCGGACCCGCTCCGGTACGCCCGGTCTCGATCTGCGCGCCGGGTTGTGGGAGCAACTCGCGGCGATCGGGGTGAGCAAGATCGGCATCGATCCGCGGTGCACGGTCGAGGACCGTTCGCTGTTCAGTCACCGCAGAGAAGGGACCACTGGGCGATTGGCGGCACTGACTTGGGTCGATCCGGCATGA
- a CDS encoding penicillin-binding transpeptidase domain-containing protein, producing MTDGRRRAILIGGALAAVAIIVAGVLVLWPSSSDSKPVADDGRQVPTIANQGPSTGQVLDTFLKAMSSGDAAGAAASTDNPAAAQEAVTALHKAIPPGTLAYTRATSASPSKGVVTAPVNAKLSAFDSPKTWQTSVQMAEVNGKWLVNWAPTVIHPQLQAGQTIAVVGKVGQTGQDAVLGDDGKPIAVWEGTTAKPTDPRISPLLMKALVDGASGGGTADTRYVAIVDAAGKHVGQPLFGTKPVESANGAVKSTVNGKIAIAAQNAVDKASAPTMLVAIKPSTGGVLAVAQNAAAGSALTALNGLYSPGSSFKIVTAAAAIQQQNLNPESPVQCPGDAVISGRKLKNANSFVVADANLRKAFARSCNTTFGQIAVQLPADGLRKAADQFGLNANYDIPGVKSELGKVEDAGDAVQRVEDSIGQGKVLASPLGMAVVAATVAAKKPVVPSLIKDSATQVLTGYQAPSAAVLGQIQSMMADVVSSGTATELKRFKSVYGKTGTAETESQGDNAHGWFVGARGDVAFAVLVKDGKTSAQAVSVTAAFLSGF from the coding sequence GTGACTGACGGCAGAAGACGCGCGATCCTGATCGGCGGGGCCCTGGCAGCGGTGGCAATCATCGTTGCCGGGGTCCTTGTTCTGTGGCCGTCGTCGTCGGACAGCAAACCGGTGGCCGATGACGGCCGTCAGGTCCCGACGATCGCCAACCAGGGACCGTCGACCGGTCAGGTGCTGGACACGTTCCTGAAGGCCATGTCCTCGGGCGACGCGGCCGGAGCGGCGGCGTCGACCGACAACCCGGCGGCTGCGCAGGAAGCCGTCACGGCGCTGCACAAGGCCATTCCACCCGGAACGCTCGCCTACACCCGTGCGACCTCCGCCAGCCCGTCGAAAGGTGTGGTCACAGCACCGGTCAACGCGAAGCTGTCGGCCTTCGACAGCCCGAAAACGTGGCAGACCTCCGTGCAGATGGCCGAGGTCAACGGCAAGTGGCTGGTGAACTGGGCGCCGACGGTGATCCACCCGCAGTTGCAGGCCGGTCAGACGATCGCGGTCGTCGGCAAGGTCGGCCAGACCGGACAGGACGCGGTGCTCGGCGACGACGGCAAGCCGATCGCCGTCTGGGAAGGCACGACGGCGAAGCCGACGGACCCCAGGATCTCCCCGCTGCTGATGAAAGCCCTCGTCGACGGCGCCAGCGGCGGCGGGACGGCCGACACCCGGTACGTCGCGATCGTGGACGCGGCGGGCAAGCACGTCGGCCAGCCGCTGTTCGGCACGAAACCGGTCGAATCGGCGAACGGGGCCGTGAAGTCCACGGTGAACGGCAAGATCGCCATCGCCGCGCAGAACGCCGTGGACAAGGCGAGTGCGCCGACCATGCTGGTGGCGATCAAGCCGTCGACCGGTGGAGTCCTCGCGGTGGCGCAGAACGCCGCGGCCGGCAGCGCGCTCACCGCGCTCAACGGCCTCTACTCGCCCGGTTCGTCCTTCAAGATCGTGACCGCCGCCGCGGCGATCCAGCAGCAGAACCTGAATCCGGAGTCCCCGGTGCAGTGCCCGGGTGACGCGGTGATCAGCGGCCGGAAGCTGAAGAACGCGAACTCCTTCGTGGTGGCGGACGCGAACCTGCGCAAGGCCTTCGCCCGCTCGTGCAACACGACCTTCGGCCAGATCGCCGTCCAGTTGCCCGCGGACGGGCTGCGCAAGGCGGCCGACCAGTTCGGCCTGAACGCGAACTACGACATCCCCGGCGTCAAGTCGGAACTGGGCAAGGTCGAGGACGCGGGCGACGCGGTGCAGCGGGTGGAGGACAGCATCGGCCAGGGCAAGGTGCTGGCGTCACCGCTGGGGATGGCGGTGGTGGCCGCGACGGTCGCGGCGAAGAAGCCGGTCGTGCCCTCGCTGATCAAGGACTCCGCGACCCAGGTCCTGACCGGCTACCAGGCACCGTCCGCCGCGGTGCTCGGCCAGATCCAGTCGATGATGGCCGACGTGGTGTCCTCGGGGACGGCGACCGAGCTCAAGAGGTTCAAGTCGGTCTACGGCAAGACCGGGACGGCGGAAACCGAAAGCCAGGGCGACAACGCGCACGGCTGGTTCGTCGGCGCCCGCGGCGACGTTGCCTTCGCGGTCCTGGTCAAGGACGGCAAGACGTCCGCGCAGGCGGTGAGCGTGACGGCGGCGTTCCTCAGCGGCTTCTGA
- a CDS encoding cell division protein SepF translates to MSALQKLKAYFGMVPAEDEDYEGEDERYSSYRSDGYRSEYVEDDYSAYPERTAGRRRRSGFRDEADDQDYQPADRGRGRPPWAGDTPPTRGALAVEPHREPAGRLRPVPESAPAATPQGRIVTLHPTSYLEARTIGEHYREGTPVIMNLTELEDSDARRLVDFAAGLVFALRGDMDKVTNKVFLISPPNVDVSAEERRRLAEGGFASRG, encoded by the coding sequence ATGAGTGCTTTGCAGAAGCTGAAGGCCTACTTCGGGATGGTCCCGGCGGAAGACGAGGACTACGAGGGGGAGGACGAGCGCTACTCGTCCTACCGTTCCGACGGCTACCGCTCGGAATATGTCGAAGACGACTACTCTGCGTACCCAGAGCGCACCGCAGGCCGCAGGCGCCGTTCCGGCTTCCGCGACGAGGCCGACGACCAGGACTACCAGCCGGCGGACCGGGGCAGGGGCCGTCCGCCGTGGGCTGGGGACACGCCGCCGACGCGCGGCGCTCTCGCGGTGGAGCCGCACCGCGAGCCGGCCGGGCGGCTGCGCCCGGTGCCGGAGTCCGCGCCGGCCGCCACCCCGCAAGGGCGGATCGTGACACTGCATCCGACCAGCTACCTCGAGGCCAGGACCATCGGCGAGCACTACCGCGAGGGCACGCCGGTGATCATGAACCTGACCGAGTTGGAGGACTCCGACGCGCGCCGTCTGGTGGACTTCGCGGCAGGTCTGGTTTTCGCCCTGCGCGGCGATATGGACAAGGTCACCAACAAAGTGTTCTTGATCTCACCGCCCAACGTCGACGTCAGCGCCGAGGAGAGGCGCAGGCTCGCCGAGGGTGGGTTCGCCAGCAGGGGCTGA
- a CDS encoding cell division protein FtsQ/DivIB: MTSPTRPESRRPASSAGAAARERRAKRELLRPTRRRALVRRWMVLLIFVGVLAVLYVVFFTPVLGARSVDVRGTQGLTPDEVRNVAAVEMGKPLVRLDTDEIAQRVATLPRVANVNVERSWPGTVEITVSEREPVAFAKLADGAHMIDPSGVVYAIVPQAPPGLPSVDVPTLGTGDAATRAVVDVLGKIPPQLKQQVVALSAKSAGNVQLTLTTGQVVKWGNANDSERKAMVLAALLTRPGKVYDVAAPELPTIS, encoded by the coding sequence ATGACGAGCCCGACGCGTCCCGAGAGCCGCCGCCCCGCCAGCAGCGCGGGCGCGGCGGCCCGCGAGCGCAGGGCGAAACGGGAGTTGCTGCGGCCCACCCGCCGAAGGGCGCTGGTGCGCCGGTGGATGGTGCTGCTGATCTTCGTCGGCGTGCTCGCGGTGCTGTACGTGGTGTTCTTCACACCTGTGCTCGGCGCGCGGTCCGTCGACGTGCGGGGCACGCAGGGGCTGACGCCCGACGAGGTGCGCAACGTCGCCGCGGTGGAGATGGGCAAGCCGTTGGTCCGTCTCGACACGGACGAGATCGCCCAGCGGGTCGCCACGTTGCCGCGGGTGGCCAACGTCAACGTGGAGCGGTCGTGGCCGGGAACGGTCGAGATCACCGTCAGCGAACGGGAGCCGGTCGCGTTCGCCAAGCTCGCCGACGGCGCGCACATGATCGACCCGTCCGGTGTCGTCTACGCGATCGTGCCGCAGGCGCCACCGGGCCTGCCTTCGGTGGACGTGCCGACACTGGGCACGGGTGACGCGGCGACCCGCGCGGTGGTCGACGTGCTCGGCAAGATCCCGCCACAGCTCAAGCAGCAGGTGGTGGCGTTGTCCGCGAAGTCCGCCGGGAACGTGCAGCTCACGCTCACCACTGGTCAGGTGGTGAAATGGGGCAACGCGAACGACTCGGAGCGCAAGGCGATGGTGCTCGCGGCTCTGCTGACCAGGCCCGGCAAGGTCTACGACGTGGCGGCTCCCGAGCTGCCGACCATCTCCTGA
- the ileS gene encoding isoleucine--tRNA ligase, translated as MPYPKATHGGEATVPAQPSFPKLEAEVLQYWEIDQTFQASVEARPAGENGSNEFVFYDGPPFANGLPHYGHLLTGYVKDVVPRFQTMKGKHVERRFGWDTHGMPAEVTAEKELGFKTKADIEEYGVAAFNDACRKSVLRFTSEWRDYVTRQARWVDFDNDYKTLDRDYMESVMWAFKSLWDKGLVYEGFKVMWYCWRCETPLSNTETKMDEVYKDRQDPAVTVSLRLETGEEALVWTTTPWTLPSNLAAAVHPDVDYVTVEHEGRRFLLAEARVAAYSRELGEDAAERIVARYKGSELLGRRYKPPFPFFEGQQPNAHQILSASYVTTEDGTGIVHIAPAYGEEDKLVTDAAGITVVGPVNPHGEFTEEVAPYVGMHIFDANKVIVRDLKEAGLLLRHETYDHPYPHCWRCDNPLMQRAVSSWFVAVTQLRDRMVELNQQIEWVPGHIKDGQFGKWLANAIDWGISRNRYWGSPIPVWRSDNPEYPRTDVYGSLDELERDFGVRPADLHRPAIDDLVRPNPDDPTGKSMMRRVPEVLDCWFESGSMSFAQVHYPFENRDWFENHYPGDFIVEYNGQTRGWFYTMHVLATALFDRPAFRNCMAHGIVLGDDGQKMSKSLNNYPDVNEVFERDGSDAMRWFLMASPILRGGNLIVTERGIRDAVRQAVLPLWNSYYFLALYANAEGVEGAWRTDSTHVLDRYILAKTHDLAASVRTGLETYDISGACASVREYLEVLTNWYVRRSRDRFWAGDKDAIDTLHTVLEVVSRLAAPLLPLTAETVWRGLTGERSVHMADWPSEDLLPADDALVVGMDRVRQVASAALSLRKANKLRVRLPLARLVVAAEDVAVLEPFTELLQDEVNVKQVELTTDVAAHGHFELVVNARAAGPRLGKDVQTVIKAVKAGEWSASESGVVVAAGIELREGEYERRLVTGDHGVAAPLPGGSGLVVLDTDVTPELSDEGVVRDLIRVVQQARRSAGLDVADRIALVLEVPGEVERAARHHEAFVASETLAESVSFGPVGPDAEEGVVGDGVTVRVGVSRK; from the coding sequence ATGCCGTACCCCAAGGCCACCCACGGCGGCGAGGCGACCGTGCCCGCCCAGCCGTCCTTCCCGAAACTCGAGGCCGAGGTACTCCAGTACTGGGAGATCGACCAGACCTTCCAGGCGTCGGTCGAGGCACGGCCCGCAGGCGAGAACGGCTCGAACGAGTTCGTGTTCTACGACGGCCCGCCGTTCGCCAACGGCCTGCCGCACTACGGCCACCTGCTGACCGGCTACGTCAAGGACGTCGTCCCGCGCTTCCAGACGATGAAGGGCAAGCACGTCGAGCGCCGCTTCGGCTGGGACACCCACGGCATGCCCGCCGAGGTGACCGCGGAGAAGGAACTCGGGTTCAAGACCAAGGCCGACATCGAGGAGTACGGTGTCGCCGCGTTCAACGACGCGTGCCGCAAGTCCGTGCTGCGCTTCACCTCCGAGTGGCGCGACTACGTCACCCGCCAGGCCCGCTGGGTCGACTTCGACAACGACTACAAGACGCTCGACCGCGACTACATGGAAAGCGTCATGTGGGCGTTCAAGTCCTTGTGGGACAAGGGCTTGGTCTACGAGGGCTTCAAGGTGATGTGGTACTGCTGGCGTTGCGAGACGCCGTTGTCCAACACCGAGACCAAAATGGACGAGGTCTACAAGGACCGGCAGGACCCGGCCGTCACGGTCAGCCTGCGGCTGGAGACCGGCGAAGAGGCACTGGTCTGGACGACCACGCCGTGGACGCTGCCGAGCAACCTCGCCGCCGCGGTGCACCCGGACGTCGACTACGTGACCGTGGAGCACGAGGGCCGCAGGTTCCTGCTCGCCGAGGCGCGCGTCGCGGCGTACTCCCGTGAGCTCGGCGAGGACGCCGCGGAGCGGATCGTCGCGCGGTACAAGGGATCCGAGCTGCTCGGCCGCCGGTACAAGCCGCCGTTCCCGTTCTTCGAGGGACAGCAGCCGAACGCGCACCAGATCCTGTCCGCGTCGTACGTGACCACCGAGGACGGCACGGGCATCGTCCACATCGCACCGGCCTACGGTGAGGAGGACAAGCTCGTCACGGACGCGGCCGGCATCACGGTCGTCGGCCCGGTGAACCCGCACGGCGAGTTCACCGAAGAGGTCGCGCCGTACGTCGGCATGCACATCTTCGACGCCAACAAGGTGATCGTCCGCGACCTCAAGGAAGCCGGGCTGCTGCTGCGGCACGAGACCTACGACCACCCGTACCCGCACTGCTGGCGGTGCGACAACCCGTTGATGCAGCGCGCGGTGTCGTCGTGGTTCGTGGCTGTGACGCAGTTGCGCGACCGGATGGTGGAGCTGAACCAGCAGATCGAGTGGGTGCCGGGGCACATCAAGGACGGCCAGTTCGGCAAGTGGCTGGCCAACGCGATCGACTGGGGCATCTCGCGCAACCGGTACTGGGGTTCGCCGATCCCGGTGTGGCGCTCGGACAACCCCGAGTACCCGCGTACGGACGTCTACGGCTCGCTGGACGAACTCGAGCGCGATTTCGGTGTCCGGCCGGCGGATCTGCACCGGCCCGCGATCGACGACCTGGTCCGGCCGAACCCGGACGACCCGACCGGCAAGTCGATGATGCGCCGGGTACCCGAGGTGCTGGACTGCTGGTTCGAGTCCGGCTCGATGTCGTTCGCCCAGGTGCACTACCCGTTCGAGAACCGCGACTGGTTCGAGAACCACTACCCGGGTGACTTCATCGTCGAGTACAACGGCCAGACGCGTGGCTGGTTCTACACCATGCACGTGCTGGCGACGGCGTTGTTCGACCGGCCCGCTTTCCGCAACTGCATGGCGCACGGGATCGTGCTCGGCGACGACGGGCAGAAGATGTCCAAGTCGCTCAACAACTACCCGGACGTCAACGAGGTGTTCGAGCGCGACGGCTCGGACGCGATGCGCTGGTTCCTGATGGCGTCGCCGATCCTGCGTGGTGGCAACCTGATCGTCACCGAGCGGGGAATCCGGGACGCCGTGCGGCAAGCGGTGCTGCCGCTGTGGAACTCGTACTACTTCCTCGCGTTGTACGCCAACGCCGAGGGCGTGGAAGGGGCATGGCGGACCGACAGCACGCACGTGCTCGACCGCTACATCCTTGCCAAGACTCATGATCTGGCCGCTTCGGTGCGTACCGGGCTGGAGACGTACGACATCTCCGGCGCGTGCGCCTCGGTCCGTGAATACCTGGAGGTGCTGACCAACTGGTACGTGCGGCGGTCGCGCGACCGGTTCTGGGCCGGCGACAAGGACGCGATCGACACGCTGCACACCGTGCTCGAGGTCGTGAGCCGGTTGGCCGCGCCGCTGTTGCCGTTGACGGCGGAAACGGTGTGGCGCGGACTGACCGGTGAGCGTTCCGTGCACATGGCCGACTGGCCGTCGGAGGACCTGCTGCCCGCCGACGACGCGTTGGTCGTGGGCATGGACCGTGTGCGTCAGGTCGCTTCGGCGGCGTTGTCGTTGCGCAAGGCCAACAAGCTGCGCGTGCGGTTGCCGCTGGCGCGTCTGGTGGTCGCGGCCGAGGACGTCGCTGTGCTCGAGCCGTTCACGGAGTTGTTGCAGGACGAGGTCAACGTCAAGCAGGTCGAGCTGACCACGGATGTGGCCGCGCACGGGCACTTCGAGCTCGTGGTGAACGCGCGCGCGGCGGGTCCGCGGCTGGGCAAGGACGTGCAGACCGTGATCAAGGCCGTCAAGGCCGGTGAGTGGTCGGCGTCCGAGTCGGGTGTGGTCGTCGCGGCCGGGATCGAGTTGCGGGAAGGGGAGTACGAGCGTCGGCTGGTCACCGGTGACCACGGCGTGGCGGCTCCGCTGCCAGGCGGTTCGGGACTGGTCGTGCTGGACACGGACGTGACGCCGGAGCTGTCCGACGAAGGCGTTGTGCGCGACCTCATCCGGGTCGTGCAGCAGGCGCGGCGGTCGGCCGGTCTTGACGTGGCCGACCGGATCGCGCTGGTGCTCGAAGTGCCCGGTGAGGTCGAGCGGGCAGCACGGCACCACGAGGCGTTCGTGGCGTCGGAAACCCTCGCCGAATCGGTGTCCTTCGGTCCAGTTGGTCCTGACGCCGAAGAGGGCGTGGTCGGTGACGGTGTAACAGTTCGGGTTGGCGTCAGCCGGAAGTAG
- the ftsZ gene encoding cell division protein FtsZ, translated as MTPPHNYLAVIKVVGIGGGGVNAVNRMIEVGLKGVEFIAVNTDAQALLMSDADVKLDIGRELTRGLGAGANPEVGHKAAEDHREEIEEVLKGADMVFVTAGEGGGTGTGGAPVVASVARKLGALTIGVVTRPFSFEGKRRARQAEEGITDLRNECDTLIVIPNDRLLQLGDVGVSLMDAFRSADEVLLSGVQGITDLITTPGLINLDFADVKSVMSGAGSALMGIGSARGEGRAVQAAQKAINSPLLEASMDGAHGVLLAIAGGSDLGLFEINESASLVQESAHPEANIIFGTVIDDSLGDEVRVTVIAAGFDSGTPTHKKLDPQLVASRTPANPPTATAEAGQVAKPTPQPAPEPKPQPAPAIQPAPPVVTQPTTGYTPPATPPQPTQYAAPRTPERPTSLPGPRATGLEGVGRGHLPSRPVPVTDDPDDEVDVPPFMRR; from the coding sequence ATGACGCCCCCGCACAACTACTTGGCGGTGATCAAGGTCGTCGGTATCGGCGGCGGCGGGGTCAACGCTGTCAACCGAATGATCGAGGTCGGCCTGAAGGGCGTCGAGTTCATCGCGGTGAACACCGACGCGCAGGCCCTGCTGATGTCGGATGCCGACGTCAAACTCGACATCGGCCGCGAGCTGACCCGCGGTCTCGGTGCCGGTGCCAACCCCGAAGTCGGCCACAAAGCGGCCGAGGACCACCGTGAGGAGATCGAGGAAGTCCTCAAAGGCGCGGACATGGTGTTCGTGACCGCCGGCGAGGGAGGCGGCACCGGAACCGGTGGCGCACCTGTCGTCGCGTCGGTCGCCCGCAAGCTCGGCGCGCTGACCATCGGCGTCGTGACGCGGCCCTTCTCGTTCGAGGGCAAGCGCCGCGCACGGCAGGCCGAAGAGGGCATCACCGATCTGCGCAACGAGTGCGACACGTTGATCGTGATCCCGAACGACCGGCTGCTGCAGCTCGGCGACGTCGGCGTGAGCCTGATGGACGCGTTCCGCTCGGCGGACGAGGTGCTGCTGTCCGGTGTCCAGGGCATCACCGACCTGATCACCACGCCCGGTCTGATCAACCTGGACTTCGCCGACGTGAAGAGCGTGATGTCCGGCGCGGGTTCCGCGCTGATGGGCATCGGCTCGGCCCGCGGCGAGGGCCGCGCGGTCCAGGCGGCGCAGAAGGCGATCAACTCACCGCTGCTGGAAGCCTCGATGGACGGCGCGCACGGCGTGCTGCTGGCCATCGCGGGCGGCTCGGACCTCGGCCTGTTCGAGATCAACGAGTCGGCGTCGCTCGTGCAGGAGTCGGCGCACCCGGAAGCCAACATCATCTTCGGTACGGTGATCGACGACTCACTGGGCGACGAGGTCCGGGTGACGGTGATCGCAGCGGGCTTCGACAGCGGCACACCGACGCACAAGAAGCTGGACCCGCAACTGGTCGCGTCGCGCACCCCGGCGAACCCGCCGACGGCGACGGCCGAGGCAGGGCAGGTCGCGAAGCCGACGCCACAACCGGCGCCGGAGCCCAAGCCGCAGCCCGCGCCGGCGATCCAGCCCGCGCCCCCGGTGGTGACGCAGCCGACGACCGGTTACACGCCACCTGCCACGCCGCCCCAGCCGACGCAGTACGCGGCGCCCCGCACCCCGGAGCGTCCGACGAGCCTGCCCGGCCCCCGGGCCACGGGTCTGGAAGGCGTCGGGCGGGGTCACCTGCCCAGCCGCCCGGTCCCGGTGACCGACGACCCCGACGACGAGGTCGACGTGCCGCCGTTCATGCGTCGCTGA
- a CDS encoding YggT family protein, producing MLLAVWYVLFAFWLLLTARVIVELVRAFAREWHPAGGVAVALETIYTVTDPPVRLFRRLIPMVRIGGVGLDLSIMVLLLVVFIGMRLVYPG from the coding sequence GTGCTTCTGGCCGTCTGGTACGTGTTGTTCGCGTTCTGGCTGCTGCTCACCGCTCGTGTCATCGTGGAGCTAGTCCGGGCCTTCGCCCGGGAGTGGCATCCGGCAGGCGGGGTTGCGGTCGCGCTGGAGACCATCTACACAGTGACGGACCCTCCGGTCCGGCTGTTCCGTCGGTTGATACCGATGGTTCGGATCGGAGGCGTAGGACTGGACTTATCGATTATGGTGCTGCTGCTGGTCGTGTTCATCGGGATGCGACTGGTGTATCCAGGGTGA
- a CDS encoding YggS family pyridoxal phosphate-dependent enzyme, whose translation MSERRTQLEAALRAVQDRIAAACAQVNRSVDEVTLLPVTKRFPASDAALLAGLGLTQLAENKDQEAGPKSRAVGELLPGVDVRWHMVGQLQRNKARSVARWASVVQSVDSPRLAAALARAVDAALTAGDRNSPLDVLIQVSLDGDSQRGGCPVGEVAALADGLARKSELNLSGLMAVAPLGWPADHAFDLLAKVFEQTRNDHPSVTEMSAGMSSDLESAIAHGSTCVRVGTALLGDRPLTSP comes from the coding sequence ATGAGCGAGCGGCGTACTCAGCTCGAGGCCGCCCTGCGCGCCGTCCAAGATCGCATCGCTGCGGCATGTGCCCAGGTCAACCGGTCGGTTGACGAGGTGACGCTGCTGCCGGTGACCAAGCGGTTCCCGGCTTCGGACGCCGCGCTGCTCGCCGGGCTCGGACTGACCCAGCTGGCCGAGAACAAGGACCAGGAAGCCGGGCCGAAGTCCCGGGCTGTCGGTGAACTGCTGCCTGGCGTCGATGTGCGGTGGCACATGGTCGGGCAGCTCCAGCGCAACAAGGCCCGTTCGGTGGCCCGCTGGGCCTCGGTCGTCCAGTCGGTGGACTCGCCCCGGTTGGCCGCCGCCCTCGCTCGTGCGGTGGACGCGGCGCTGACAGCGGGTGACCGAAATTCGCCGTTGGACGTTCTCATCCAAGTGTCGTTGGACGGTGACTCGCAGCGCGGCGGGTGCCCCGTCGGCGAGGTCGCGGCGCTCGCCGACGGGTTAGCCCGCAAGAGTGAATTGAATCTCAGTGGCCTGATGGCCGTCGCGCCTTTGGGCTGGCCGGCTGATCATGCCTTTGACCTGCTGGCGAAGGTGTTCGAGCAGACCCGTAACGATCACCCCTCGGTGACCGAGATGTCGGCGGGAATGAGCTCCGATCTCGAGTCCGCCATCGCGCACGGGTCCACCTGCGTGCGTGTCGGAACCGCTCTGCTAGGGGACCGGCCGTTAACCTCACCGTGA